The genomic window GTTTAGATACTCATACAGAATTTGACACATCAAGTGTAGAATCCATCGCGCAGGTTTCTAGCCCTAAGGTTTCACAAGATTCTAATGTAGCACAGAATGCTAATGCTACCGCGCACCCTAGCACACCAGAACAGGAATTTTTGGAACAAAATAAAGATTTGCTAAGAGCCATTCACGAGAGTATTGGTATTAAGGAAGTGCGCACAAGCCATACAAGCGCAAATGGTGGCGACAATGGATAGATTCGTATTGCAAGAAAACGAGCTCAATACCCTATGTGAGCTACTCAAAAAAACATTACACATCGGCTCTATCGTGCTTTTGCAGGGTGATATAGGTAGTGGAAAAACAACACTTGTGCGTAGCTTTATAGAATCTTTTGGGACAGATTCTATTGTTGGCTCACCTACCTTTAGTCTTGTGTTGTCTTATGAAAATGCGCAATATGGTAGCATTTACCACTATGATATG from Helicobacter typhlonius includes these protein-coding regions:
- the tsaE gene encoding tRNA (adenosine(37)-N6)-threonylcarbamoyltransferase complex ATPase subunit type 1 TsaE codes for the protein MDRFVLQENELNTLCELLKKTLHIGSIVLLQGDIGSGKTTLVRSFIESFGTDSIVGSPTFSLVLSYENAQYGSIYHYDMYRKNLQDMLELGLLDMLMNEGVHFVEWGEENLHQLLAQNGFSVSRIAITSNENNRIYEVSL